From one Amaranthus tricolor cultivar Red isolate AtriRed21 chromosome 17, ASM2621246v1, whole genome shotgun sequence genomic stretch:
- the LOC130804051 gene encoding uncharacterized protein LOC130804051: MKFDKKYSSLSLKNKLKLLCASCCSFSDSEEDDDKMKLEHSEKNQSLLSWLKSELPDVKDLCANIFSGKHGRNRRSNSVEFRYDPLSYALNFEDDDSHLDEYPIRNFSSRLPPSPVKESKNGVVSDRS, translated from the coding sequence ATGAAGTTCGACAAGAAATATTCATCACTGTCTTTGAAGAACAAGTTGAAATTACTTTGTGCTTCTTGCTGTAGTTTCTCAGATTCTGAGGAAGATGATGATAAGATGAAACTAGAACATTCGGAAAAGAATCAGAGTTTATTGTCTTGGCTGAAATCTGAACTTCCTGATGTTAAGGATCTTTGCGCTAATATTTTTTCTGGAAAACATGGAAGAAATCGTCGATCTAACTCGGTTGAGTTTAGGTATGACCCGCTGAGTTACGCTCTTAATTTTGAAGATGATGACTCGCATCTTGATGAATATCCTATTCGGAATTTCTCCTCTAGGCTTCCTCCTTCGCCCGTGAAAGAATCGAAAAACGGCGTCGTTTCTGATCGGAGTTGA